A genomic region of Alistipes megaguti contains the following coding sequences:
- a CDS encoding efflux transporter outer membrane subunit yields the protein MKRTTLYILLCGWLLTTAAGCSVQKKCKSPDLEVPEEIVAGERDSLSISDRNWWEIYSDPTLCRLIERTLEHNRSLQSADARVRQLEELYRVSKAARLPSVDGTAYANRETNDYADTKFSNDPEIGIKARLSWEADLWGSLRWAKRKGAAEYLASVEGARALQMALVAEVATAYFELVALDNELQIVHRTVETREESVEQARLRFEGGLTSETNYQQAKVELASASALIPNLELQIAQKENQISVLAGGFPDRVERAKLDLNVVMPEALPIGLSSTLLQRRPDVRQSEQQLRAAMAGVGIAYADRFPRLTFTLTGGVENGHFKGLLESPFTYMAANLTAPLFAFGTKRAKYRAALAAYDQARLGYEQKVLEVFQEVNDAVVAYRNMRRTAELKYNLREAARQYVVLAKLQYINGVIRYIDVLDAQRKFFDAQIEESNAVRNEHLALVELYKALGGGWNVDRTAFREQAAAAADDAATATETSGRE from the coding sequence ATGAAACGAACTACCTTATATATCCTCCTGTGCGGATGGCTGCTGACGACGGCCGCCGGCTGTTCGGTGCAAAAGAAGTGCAAGTCGCCCGATCTGGAGGTTCCCGAAGAGATCGTCGCCGGAGAGCGGGATTCACTCTCGATCAGTGACCGCAACTGGTGGGAGATCTACTCCGACCCGACGCTCTGCCGGCTGATCGAACGCACGCTCGAACACAACCGCAGCCTGCAGTCGGCCGACGCCCGCGTGCGCCAGCTCGAGGAGCTCTACCGCGTGAGCAAGGCCGCGCGTCTGCCGTCGGTCGACGGAACGGCCTATGCCAACCGCGAGACGAACGACTATGCCGACACGAAGTTCTCGAACGATCCCGAAATCGGCATCAAGGCGCGTCTGAGCTGGGAGGCCGACCTGTGGGGGAGCCTGCGGTGGGCCAAACGCAAGGGTGCGGCCGAGTATCTGGCCTCGGTCGAGGGGGCCCGGGCGCTGCAGATGGCGCTGGTGGCCGAGGTGGCCACGGCCTACTTCGAGCTGGTGGCGCTGGACAACGAGTTGCAGATCGTCCACCGTACGGTGGAGACCCGCGAGGAGAGTGTCGAACAGGCGCGGCTGCGTTTCGAAGGGGGTCTGACCTCCGAGACGAACTACCAGCAGGCGAAGGTCGAGCTGGCGAGCGCCTCGGCGCTGATTCCGAACCTCGAGCTGCAGATCGCCCAGAAGGAGAACCAGATCTCGGTACTGGCCGGAGGATTCCCCGACCGGGTCGAACGGGCCAAACTGGATCTGAATGTCGTGATGCCCGAAGCGCTGCCCATCGGGCTCTCGTCGACGCTGCTGCAGCGGCGGCCCGACGTGCGGCAGTCCGAGCAGCAACTGCGCGCGGCGATGGCGGGCGTGGGCATTGCCTATGCCGACCGCTTCCCGCGGCTGACCTTCACGCTGACGGGCGGTGTGGAGAACGGCCACTTCAAGGGGCTGCTCGAATCGCCCTTCACCTACATGGCCGCCAATCTCACGGCGCCGCTCTTTGCCTTCGGCACCAAGCGGGCGAAGTACCGCGCAGCGCTGGCGGCCTACGACCAGGCGCGGCTGGGCTATGAACAGAAGGTACTGGAGGTCTTTCAGGAGGTGAACGACGCCGTGGTGGCCTACCGCAACATGCGTCGCACGGCCGAGTTGAAGTACAACCTGCGCGAGGCGGCCCGGCAGTATGTCGTACTGGCCAAGCTGCAGTATATCAACGGGGTGATCCGCTACATCGACGTGCTGGACGCCCAGCGGAAGTTCTTCGACGCGCAGATCGAGGAGAGCAACGCCGTGCGCAACGAACACCTGGCGCTGGTCGAGCTCTACAAGGCGCTGGGTGGCGGTTGGAATGTCGACCGCACGGCCTTCCGAGAGCAGGCTGCGGCCGCCGCGGATGACGCTGCAACCGCCACGGAAACCTCCGGAAGGGAATAG
- a CDS encoding Crp/Fnr family transcriptional regulator: MTPFLEKFSRKYHLPIPACEALLGRMERCEYCKGECIVRQGERNGDFYLVSRGVWLGHYLHEGNDISLWFAGEGEAIFSTRSYVDDRPSSITIEAMCDAELYALPRRELELFFGESVEAANFGRRLFEVQFLDLENWLLAAGGAPRAEERYRALMEENPELLRVVPLKHIASYLWITPQSLSRIRARLHRRKP, from the coding sequence ATGACTCCCTTTCTCGAAAAATTCAGCCGGAAATATCACCTTCCGATCCCGGCCTGCGAAGCGCTACTCGGCCGCATGGAGCGCTGCGAGTACTGCAAGGGCGAGTGCATTGTGCGTCAGGGCGAGCGCAACGGCGATTTCTACCTGGTGAGCCGCGGCGTCTGGCTCGGCCACTATCTGCACGAAGGAAACGACATTTCGCTGTGGTTTGCCGGGGAGGGCGAGGCGATCTTCTCGACGCGCAGTTATGTCGACGACCGTCCCTCGTCGATCACTATCGAGGCGATGTGCGATGCCGAACTCTATGCCCTTCCGCGTCGGGAGCTGGAACTGTTTTTCGGCGAGTCGGTCGAGGCGGCCAATTTCGGACGGCGTCTGTTCGAGGTGCAGTTTCTCGATCTGGAGAACTGGCTGCTGGCCGCCGGCGGTGCCCCGCGGGCCGAAGAGCGTTACAGGGCTCTGATGGAGGAGAATCCCGAACTGCTGCGCGTCGTGCCGCTCAAACACATCGCCTCCTATCTCTGGATCACGCCCCAGTCGCTGAGCCGCATCCGCGCCCGGCTCCATCGCAGGAAGCCGTAG
- a CDS encoding MATE family efflux transporter translates to MKDSIDFARMDIPQLFRRLLIPTVLGMVFSVAFVITDGIFVGHGIGSDALAAVNITSPLFLISTGVGLMFGVGASVVASIHLSHGKLRTARINITQAVVVSTLLLALYSLVISLFMPEVARLLGSSERLLPLAVEYMRWFVPFLPFSALLSSGMFFIRLDGSPNYAMFCNVVPAVINIVLDYVFIFVCGWGMLGAALATSLGYVVGAVMIVVYLSRRRCRVRFCRVKTSRKSLRLTRRNVGYMCRLGLSSFLCETAIATMMFSGNYVFIRYLGEDGVAAFSIACYFFPIIFMVNNAIGQSAQPILSYNFGAGNPDRVRRAFHLALATAVGFGACVFLATALASRWIAAMFISPEYPAYRIAVEGLPLFAAGFVFFAVNIVSIIYYQSVERPRPAMALTLLRGFVFQVGCFFGLPLVAGIPGIWLAVPLSEVLTFCVVVAIYARRPKHRVA, encoded by the coding sequence ATGAAAGACAGTATCGATTTCGCACGGATGGACATTCCGCAGTTGTTCCGGCGTCTGCTGATCCCGACGGTGCTGGGGATGGTCTTCTCGGTCGCCTTCGTCATCACGGACGGCATCTTCGTCGGCCACGGCATCGGCAGCGACGCTCTGGCGGCGGTCAACATCACCTCGCCGCTCTTCCTCATCAGCACGGGGGTCGGTCTGATGTTCGGTGTCGGGGCGTCGGTCGTGGCGTCGATTCACCTTTCGCACGGTAAGCTCCGCACGGCCCGTATCAACATCACGCAGGCCGTCGTCGTCTCGACGCTGCTGTTGGCCCTCTACAGCCTCGTGATTTCGCTCTTTATGCCCGAGGTGGCGCGGTTGCTGGGCAGTTCCGAGCGGCTGCTGCCGCTGGCCGTCGAGTACATGCGCTGGTTTGTGCCGTTCCTGCCCTTCAGCGCGCTGCTGAGCTCCGGGATGTTCTTCATCCGTCTGGACGGCTCGCCCAACTACGCCATGTTTTGCAACGTCGTGCCGGCCGTCATCAACATCGTGCTGGACTACGTCTTCATCTTCGTCTGCGGCTGGGGCATGCTGGGGGCGGCACTGGCCACAAGTCTGGGGTATGTCGTCGGGGCGGTGATGATTGTCGTCTACCTGAGCCGGCGTCGCTGCCGGGTTCGCTTCTGCCGCGTGAAGACAAGCCGCAAAAGCCTGCGCCTGACGCGTCGCAACGTCGGCTACATGTGTCGGCTGGGGCTGTCGAGCTTCCTCTGCGAGACGGCCATCGCCACGATGATGTTCTCGGGCAACTACGTCTTCATCCGCTATCTGGGCGAGGACGGTGTGGCGGCCTTCAGCATCGCCTGCTACTTCTTCCCGATCATCTTCATGGTCAACAACGCCATCGGACAGTCGGCCCAGCCCATCCTGAGCTATAACTTCGGCGCCGGGAATCCCGACCGGGTCCGCAGGGCCTTCCACCTGGCGCTGGCTACGGCCGTCGGGTTCGGAGCGTGTGTCTTTCTTGCAACGGCGCTGGCCAGCCGCTGGATCGCGGCGATGTTCATCTCGCCGGAATATCCCGCCTACAGAATAGCCGTCGAGGGGCTTCCGCTCTTTGCCGCCGGATTTGTCTTCTTTGCCGTCAACATCGTCTCGATCATCTATTACCAGAGTGTCGAGCGACCGCGTCCGGCCATGGCCCTCACGCTGTTGCGCGGCTTCGTCTTTCAGGTGGGATGCTTTTTCGGGCTGCCGCTTGTGGCCGGTATCCCGGGCATCTGGCTGGCCGTACCGCTCTCCGAGGTGCTCACCTTCTGTGTGGTCGTGGCCATCTACGCACGCCGTCCGAAACATCGGGTCGCATAG